The following are encoded in a window of Emcibacter sp. SYSU 3D8 genomic DNA:
- the moaD gene encoding molybdopterin converting factor subunit 1 produces MKVLYFAWLRERVGTGEEDVDPPAGVNTVADLIDWLSARSPGHAHAFAQRDVIRAAVNQDFADPGDTVSPGDEVAFFPPVTGGCP; encoded by the coding sequence ATGAAGGTGCTCTACTTCGCCTGGCTGCGCGAACGGGTCGGCACCGGCGAGGAAGACGTCGACCCGCCTGCCGGCGTCAACACCGTTGCGGATCTCATCGACTGGCTCTCGGCGCGCAGCCCGGGCCATGCCCATGCCTTCGCGCAGCGGGACGTGATCCGCGCCGCCGTCAACCAGGACTTCGCCGATCCCGGCGACACGGTGAGTCCCGGCGACGAGGTGGCGTTTTTTCCGCCGGTTACCGGAGGGTGCCCGTGA
- the pgsA gene encoding CDP-diacylglycerol--glycerol-3-phosphate 3-phosphatidyltransferase — protein sequence MISSIPNLLTLSRILVIPALIGTFWLDAPLKQWLALGLFVAAGITDFFDGYVARALGVQSKLGQFLDPVADKLLVASALFMLAAKGPLTGVHLIPGVVILCREMLVSGLREVLAEIKVGLPVSRLAKWKTTVQIVAIAFLLAGDAARHLYAVEIGTFGLWIAAVLTLYTGYDYLRAGLRHLTGPRAP from the coding sequence ATGATCTCGTCCATACCAAACCTCCTGACCCTCTCGCGCATCCTGGTCATTCCGGCGCTCATCGGCACATTCTGGCTCGATGCGCCGCTCAAGCAATGGCTGGCGCTCGGCCTGTTCGTGGCCGCCGGGATCACTGACTTCTTCGACGGCTATGTGGCGCGCGCCCTGGGCGTGCAATCCAAGCTGGGCCAGTTCCTCGATCCCGTCGCCGACAAACTGCTGGTCGCGTCCGCCCTGTTCATGCTGGCGGCCAAGGGCCCGCTCACCGGCGTGCACCTGATTCCGGGCGTGGTCATCCTGTGCCGCGAGATGCTGGTGTCGGGGCTGCGCGAGGTGCTGGCCGAAATCAAGGTGGGCCTGCCGGTCAGCAGGCTCGCCAAGTGGAAGACCACCGTACAGATCGTCGCCATCGCGTTCCTGCTGGCGGGCGACGCGGCCCGCCATCTCTATGCGGTCGAGATCGGGACCTTCGGGCTATGGATCGCGGCCGTGCTGACGCTCTACACCGGCTACGACTATCTGCGGGCCGGCCTGCGCCACCTGACAGGACCGCGCGCGCCATGA
- a CDS encoding gamma-glutamylcyclotransferase family protein, giving the protein MSPRHIAFYGLLNPGHGPFEKFRLAEALDLVGPCRIPGRLHDLGAYPGLTRRPGMTEGRLYRIRDPRVLRLLDAFEAYWPRRPKQSEYLRRPVLLANPALWAWVYVYNRKPPAGSLAPEGPWAPAEPLSGCRARAVRNRFAASW; this is encoded by the coding sequence ATGAGTCCCCGGCACATCGCCTTCTACGGCCTACTCAATCCGGGCCATGGGCCGTTCGAGAAATTCCGGCTGGCTGAAGCGCTGGACCTTGTGGGACCGTGCCGTATCCCCGGCAGGCTGCACGATCTGGGCGCCTATCCGGGCCTGACCCGCCGGCCGGGCATGACCGAGGGCCGACTCTACCGTATCAGGGATCCCCGGGTGCTGCGCCTGCTCGACGCCTTCGAGGCCTATTGGCCGCGCCGGCCGAAGCAGTCGGAATATCTGCGGCGCCCCGTCCTGCTCGCCAATCCCGCCCTCTGGGCCTGGGTTTATGTGTACAACCGGAAGCCGCCCGCCGGCAGCCTGGCGCCGGAAGGTCCCTGGGCGCCGGCCGAGCCGCTCAGCGGTTGCCGCGCACGAGCTGTTCGTAATCGCTTCGCAGCGTCTTGGTGA
- a CDS encoding molybdenum cofactor biosynthesis protein MoaE, which translates to MIRVQTDDFDIGAEIAALTGGKTHIGGVVTFTGLVRDFAGDAAISTMTLEHYPGMTERMLADIEAEANHRWPLDASLIVHRHGPLGPGENIVLVITASAHRQAAFEAAEFLVDWLKTKAPFWKREAGPDGDRWVEAKATDDRAAARWRK; encoded by the coding sequence GTGATCCGGGTGCAGACGGATGATTTCGACATCGGCGCCGAGATCGCCGCGCTGACCGGCGGCAAGACCCATATCGGCGGCGTGGTAACCTTCACCGGCCTGGTGCGTGACTTTGCCGGCGACGCCGCCATCAGCACCATGACCCTGGAGCATTATCCCGGCATGACGGAGCGCATGCTGGCGGATATCGAGGCCGAGGCCAACCACCGCTGGCCGCTCGATGCCAGCCTGATCGTCCACCGCCATGGGCCGCTAGGGCCGGGCGAGAACATCGTGCTGGTCATCACCGCCAGCGCCCATCGCCAGGCCGCTTTCGAGGCCGCCGAATTCCTCGTCGACTGGCTGAAGACCAAGGCGCCGTTCTGGAAGCGCGAGGCGGGTCCGGACGGTGATCGCTGGGTCGAGGCCAAGGCCACCGACGACAGGGCCGCCGCGCGCTGGCGCAAATGA